GCGGGTTCTGAATTGTTTGCAAGAGGAATTTGAGCAGGCACTTCCTTCACTCTACAGTAAGATCATGAATACTGTAAATTAATGCTTCAAGTGCGATATTGCGCAGTGAATTAAGCCtaatttatgccagacatttCTGCTGGGATGATTTTTTCGCCATGCAAGGCTACTGAATTGTTaatgtgaaaaatgtttgaagatCTTGTCAAGATCTGTCAAGGATCCTTTGAAGATCCTTCTCTTTAAAGATTGTCAGGTCTTCAAAGATCTTGTGAGGTTTTTCACCAGGGCGTGTCACGTAGGAAACGCTTTGCGActggtaacttacttttgaaaGGTACTGTAGGTATGTCTTACACCTACTAACAGGCAAAAGAAAATcacttttatttgcatttttgtgtGGCGAAAATGTAATATTATTTTAGGCTACAGGTAAGTTAATCTGCAGGGGCTTGGTTTTTCCATGTGAGCTTTAGGCGCCCTATTATTTTGCAGTTGCCTACCCAGCTGATCCTTGCAGATCACTTCTTTGgatggatcactgctttggtcacTATGTTTGCAGTCTCTGTTTATCTTTGTGGATCAACATTAATGCTTTGCTCACCAATTTTGCCGATTAAGCACCCAGCTCTTCCTATCTCTCATAGTAATTAGGCCACGTTTGGCATTGTTTTAGGTAAAGTTCTCCGCTAAAGTGATGGTGCTGGTTGGTTGCTgcttgcagggctggttcctGCTTGCAGGGTTGCAATGGAACCTCCCATTTTTATGGGAGCCCCAACCATCCTTTAGTGGCACCAGTTAGTTAGCTGATTAACTGGAAATGAGCttaactattattttttttatttcttgctgCTTTTTTAGTTGCTCCACATGTAAACAGTTTGTTAAGCAATCAAACTCTAGATGAAGGAAATGATGCATCATTCACATGCAAGGCAGAAGCCTACCCTGCGTCAATCACTTTTAACTGGTTTAAGAATATGGCCAAGATAAGTGCAAATGCAGAGTTTTCAGTTGTCAGTTCTGGTTCAGAGAGCACGCTGACTGTGAATCAAATAAAAAAGGACAGTGCTGCTTGGTACAGCTGTTCGGGACAAAACACAGTGGGAACTGGAGAAAAGAAGTCTGTTTACCTGGAAGTGAATTGTAAGTTTCCTTAGACCTGGTCATCCTCATAAGCACTTTTTATGATTGTTAACAAAATAACAAGAGGTTACAACTAGTGTTTAAACTTGAACAACCTTATTTGTAATAGgtaatttatttgaaacgttGTAAAATTAATGGTTTGAATGTATTAGATGCATCAATAGTAGCATACTTTGCAAAGCAATGAGCATGCCTGCCTTACAGGATACAGTCCACAGCAGTAattcaaaagaaattatttctcTTTAAAAGGTTTATGCCAGACCCTGTCTGCACTCTTTGTTCCTTAATAGAGCCttagagagagaaagagaacaggtttgacattaattttgtgaaagatttgaaaaagtATTATATGAACATGTGTTATGACCGCAAGTCAGAACTGGCTGGCAGGATTAGTCAGTCTATGCCAGAGCTAATCTGGAGAATGATTGCTTCAGGCCAAATGTACTGTAACTTGTTCTGCAATGACACTCAGTGTGGTCTAAAGTAACTCTCTGACAGAACCGGCTACTGTGGTCAGATCATTTTTGGCAAATGATAAATACCCCTATATTTGTGTGGCCCATTGCCTTTTGACAAGTATTTAGTGTTTAATTTTCAATGAATATTCCTTAAGACACAGTATTCTGTGCTATGATTTGTGTCATGGTGGCTGGCAGAGATCACCTGATGAATTTCAAGATAAGTCACAAAATGGACTCAAGTGACAAGACAGCATGGACTCAAGTGACAAGACAGCAAAAGATAATACAACATTAAAACATTAGTTCTTttactctgctacgtgtttaacccaCAGTActgactactatcaacgaattacactcgaaagctggtttaccaattTAGAaaaaactgccctaaatcgttgtcaacctcttcccgcaccttacaaatgtttactcaacaggaaacaataacaccttgtttattattcattttacaatccatctatttgcataacctatctccgcacatgtcttcacagccaatcacatcacgtacttaccaacggctactcgatctactgaccaatcaaatcgctcaccagcgtttttgaattttcaactgactaacactaccacttgactctgaagatggcttccgcacaggttgtcgaaacgtcagtcaccaacaacagtccttctcaggactcctatcacccagatgatctttttcaatcaaggtatctTTTACTCATGTTTAAAATTCTTTTAACTTTCAGATCCTCCAAAAACTGTCACAGTGACAACAAACCCATCAAAGGTCAATGAAGGCCAAAGTATGACTTTAACTTGTCACTCAGATGGATTCCCTGCTCCAACATTCTCCTGGAAGTTCAATAACAGGGTTCTCCATGGTGCCTTGAAAAAAGAGTTTTTGTTAACCAATGCAGAGGTCAGAGATTCAGGAAATTACACTTGCATAGTTATGAACTTCAAAGGGGAAAAGCAGTTTACAAAGGTTGTCAATGTACAATGTAAGTATTAAAATTCTGgaaaaaatattattcacaATCATTTCTGCAGGATGTAGAATATGTCATGATCATAATTATTTGAGCTCCTTAAAACTGTAGCAGATTGTTGGTTCTTCTCTCCAgctaaagaagaacaaaaaattaattgattgtTCAGgacttattaattttataattttatcattttaataattattaatagtatCAAATTTGCAATATTCCCTATGTTTtaagtgtccccaattagtacCTCTTGGCGCTAGAACGACCAGACAGGTAAATAAAGGTTATGTGTTTATGTATGTACgttgaaaaaaatcattatcaagTGTCCCTAAGTACGTAATTAACCTCATGCAGAAAAAGGTGTTGTCAGATTTAAACACTGATGTTTTATTAAACATTGCGGTCACAAATGGTAGCAGCAAGACGGCATTCTGGTATTTTTACCACGAGAGGCATTATTTTATTGTTGGGTCTGTACTAAGGTCATGCAACAAATTGCTTTGCACTTCATTTTTAAAAGGAGTTTTGAGTTGCAATGTGATCAGGCATCACCTTAGAAGCTCTGGAAGCAATATTATTTTGGGGGGGATATGTAATATAAGTTGGGGGCAGtttaaggaatggacaattCCATTTAAGGATGTTAATGTAAGTGTTGATCTGCAAGGATGATAATGAACGCTAAACAATGGTAGAAGTGCAGGATTGTGTCCATCGAAACAAAGCCATAAAATTTACTCATTATTTCAATGAATGTAAAATGTATAATTATcatcaaagttgaaaaaaataattgtagtTATTATCATAAAAGAAATAGTGGAGTTAATGGTTTACCGCAAGTCCACAGGATATTACACCAAGAGTAATACTGATCGttcttaatttattttcagACAAACCAACTGTCACGCATTTTACAACAGGAAATGCTGAAAACAGTGCTGTGATAGGAAGGGATGTGACTCTTACATGCAGTGCAAATGGTTTTCCAATTCCACAGTACATCATTAAACGCAATAAAACTGAGGTGATAAGAAATGGCCCTGCCACATTTGTTGTTCGCAATGTGCAGCTTAGTGCAGAGTCTGACACATATTCTTGCGAACCTTTTAATGATCAAGGCAGAGGGCCAATTAAAGAACTGAAGATCACTGTGTATGGTGAGTACCAGGGTTTTCTCTCGTAGGGCAAGTTCTGTGCACTAGGATTTCCTCTAACTTGTCAAAAGTCTCTTTTATTGTGGCCTTGTGGGCAACATACTTAAACACTGTCCACTAATGCTGCTGATTAGAATTTAACCTTTGTGTCAATGGGATTGAGAAAAGTCAGGCTAGCATTAAATGTTTAAATTTCTTCCTGTTGTTAAAATTGATTATTAAAATTAGTAAACCTGAGTGGTGGAGCAACTCTTTGGGTCTTGAAATTCATAGTGAAATTGCACAAGAGGGGGCATGGTAGGATATCTGCtaaacaaagaagaagaaagtgcTTGTTGCATGTGCCAATTCGTAAGTTTGAGGAAAGTAAAGAATTACAATTAAGGCTCTGTTTTTGCACATTAAGTTTGAAAAGAGCAAACTACTTACCTCACAGCTTCATGCAGTTTTATTGCTTTTTGACAAAGTGCTTAATAACATGTGCAGGTAGTAACAGTTGCCCTCCAAGTTGTGCATTTATTTACTACAAGTAATAGTTATTTCAATAAAATGTACTAATTTGAGGctgacaataataattgctggttttctttttctttgctagTTCCTCCCTATTTTCCTGCCATATCTATGAGTCGTGCCAACAAAACTGAAAACGATACTCACACCTTCTCCTGTACAGCAGAAGCCAAACCACAAGCACGGATTCTTTGGATGTTGAATGGAAAGAATCTCACTCATACACCACCGTACAATATTTCAGAGTCATTTTCCAAAGTCCAAGATTCTAAACTGTTTAAAACTCTTGGGTACTTGACTATCTCTAGTATAACATGGAGGGAAAAGGGTCTTTATTCTTGTGTTGCCTATAATCCAGCTGGTCGGATGACACAAAGTGCAGAGCTTAATGTGAAATGTAAGGAGCAACTTATGCTACAGGCAAAGTTAATTCACTATAACCCCTGCAGtagttattaatattattttattattcagAATAATAatcctctctttttttttacatatgtgtgtgtatttgttttatatgtGGCCAAATGGAGTTAAGGCTAAGTTAAAATTGAGCCATTGCTGGTCAGTGGTGATTGTAGATCATGCGCCCCTGTTTTAGATACGGGTTTTTGCCGAGCTTCAGATGACACATACTCGCTCTGGAAGGTTGTACAGTTCTTTCGAACTCTAAATCTTGCTTTTGTCCGGCAGTTTGCCCCTCCCACTATCCTCTCTCTTTGTTAGTCTTGGTGAGTATAGAGGTTGGTAGGGGTTTCAATAGATTCTTTGGATGTGCAACCAGTGAAATTAATTGAATAATTGTGCGCTTCCGTTTTGCCAAAAGTAGTGGGGGCAAAATCATCCGTATGAAGTCGACTAAAATGTCTGTTCCCTATAATGCACTGAGCGGGCATAATAAGgattgttatatagctggcgtttttcccgTTACAGTgtgcccattcattggctagttcatggtcacatgacatcgaAAATGAAATTGAATACCGTCAAATGCTATGAGCGGacaacattgcgaaaactatgacgtcaaacgggaaacaCTGCACTTTCAGCCGCGAAATTTTGATCactgttgcacgtgatcagagcgtgcagttgaaggtgaCATGATATCGTGGCTGGAATCTCagctcgtttttcaaaatttgcttttgtgaTTAATTTATCAAAGTGGTCAGTTTGATccttttgttttgctatataacaaatcagTTAATGACTGGTCCAttggggaacagtgaattttgtttcccggcACGAAGGAACAAAATTTCACTGTTCCCCTCTGGACCAGTCATTAATTGTTAAATGTTGCCTGCgagtgctctaccagtttgaaGACCTCTTTTGCCTGTTGTGCTGATTTAAAGGGGAGTTCACTGCGTGTTGTCATTTGCTGAAGTTGCCTGTTTTATCAGTGTTAGGCAAGGGTACCCTCCCTCTCCATAGCTGGTTATGGTCTGTCCATCCTCCCAAGATTTGTCATCCTTCGAGAGGTGGCAGCCAATAGTGGTATCTTGGCTGTCTCAGGGACCAAACCCTCAGTTTACAATGCACTTAATATGTCTATCTTCTAAGTTGTCGAATTTAAAAGCTATTGTGATGTAACTACATTATGGAATGTAACTTCTGAACTCtcaaatactaataataatttttgatcATAACTACTTGATAAAAGTTAGAAATAGTTATTTTACCtacaaattattattctgtgGCTTATTTAATTCTCGTTGTCAGATCGGCCAGTCGTTCAATTTGCGAACGATCATCCAAAGAGCCAGACTCTAGCTGAGGGACAAGATGTCACCTTTTATTGCAAAATGATTGGCAATCCACGGACTGTGCGACATAAGTGGCAGTTCAATGGTATCGATATTCCTGGTGCGAGCTGCGACAATGGTTGCCCTTTCTTACGTTACACAAAGCGCGGAGTTACCCAGCAGGATGCAGGACTGTATTCATGCATTGGTTGGAATGAACTGGGATATGGACCCCCCGCAACTGCAGAGCTCTTTGTTAAACGTAAGTATCGTCAGTGGGTATTAAATTGCCACTCTATGCCGTGGCTAGAAAGGAATCAGCAGAGTTTTTGCTAACATCATAGAGCGCCATTCAAGCCTGGACGTTTTGTAGGCTTCCATGCAACAGTGGAGATTTCTGTCTGAGGAAGTGATGAtcaccttttgttttttttcttgaagaccCGCCCAAGATCAGAGAGCTGCCTCAGAGTTCATACACAGTGAATGAAACAAATAATGTTACTATGGTTTGCTATACTGAGGGAATCCCAAGGCCGAGAGTTACCTGGCAAAAGGCAAGCAATGACGAGATTGTTGGATATGGAGAGGTGTTGACCATTGCTAACATTACAGGCAGTTATGATGGGAAGTATACTTGTACAGCAGAGAATGAGCTTGGTACAGACTCCAAGGGAATCACACTTCATGTTCAAAGTAAGTAAAGCTTGGAAAGTTTGCAGTTGTGTCCACTACTCTGGCCTGGGTTGGATTTCTTATGCTCTGAGTTTTTTTGTTCTCTACTCTACTCAAGCTTACTCCATGGACTATTTTTCTAGAGCGATAATTTCTAAGAAAGTGATCCCTTTGAATAGCAAAAGCTTCTCAAATTGTCTTCTCATTGCGTTTCTTTCATTTCGCGTCTTAGCTCGTCCGGTAATCACCACATCGACTCCACTGGCTACTAATGTCCCAGGTGCTGTGGGCGAACTGGTTACATTAACTTGCATTGCCAAAGCCAAACCTCCACCGAAAATGTCTTGGAAGACAGATCTCAATGAAGTTGATCTGAAACCGTCAAATGACGGAAAGGTTACACAAATCAACGCGCAAGTTGACACCATTGAATTGAAGGTGAAAACATCCTCACTGAATGAAGTGTTCTATTGTGTGGCAGTGAACTTGTTAGGCAGTGACTCTCAGATTTACAGGATACGAGAAAGAGGTGAGTAAAAGGACTGAAAATATGGATGATGACGACTACGACGATGATgacggcggcggcggcggcggcggcggcggcgacgacgacaacgacgacgacaacgacgacgacgatgataaaTGGAGCCAATTGTGATACTTGAATTCACTTATCGTCTGATTTATATATCACAGGTCCCCCGGATCCACCGCAAGATGTGAAACTGGTATCTTTCCCTGTTCCTGAAGCTAAAACTGTGAGTGTAAACGTGAGCTGGACTCCAGGGTATGATGGAGGTTTTGCTCAAGAATTCTCCATACATTACAAGAGGAAAGGCGCGGCGGTTTTCACTGAGGAATCTGTGGGGAATCCCCCAAACTACATGCACACTGTGCAGCAGTTGAGACCTCAGACGGATTATGAATTCAAGGTGCTAGCTAATAATGAGAGAGGAAAAAGCCAAGCATCACCTGTCACTCAAGTGATGACGATAGGTTAGTACTGCGGTTTATATTGGAAATGACGATTTTGATGATAACGACGACGAGGAGAAGTGAGGTGATGACGACATGACAGTGGGAAGAGGAAGCAAGGCCAACGACATCCAGGGCGTTATCTGCATATGTGTTTCTTGTTGTATCATTTCTTGCTTACTCCGAGTTGTTTGGTTTGTTGTTAACTtcgttaaattgcatttaacttgTTTCGTCATtacattattttaattttatcttaTAATTTGTTGCAGAGTCAGCAAAACCACCCGACAGAGGAACAGGTAAATTAGTAGCTGTTTTTATGCTATGCACTGCTTTTTCAATGTTAGTCAAGCAATTGGCCACAGTTTCGCATTGTCGCAGCACTTATGGTGAATATTGTAGTTAAGCCAATAGCACAAAAGCTGGTGAGCTTTCAAATCTTTTGGTCCAGGAAATAACTAGATCTCTCTCATTTAGCATCATCCTATCAGTTTACAGTATGATCTAAATTTGGAACACATGTCGCACCAATTCATGGCCAATATCATTGGACGTTATAACCTCTGTGCCTCTGATTGGCCCGCAACCAATGAAAACACGCGAGGCAGCACCATTATTTTGCATTCAGGCTTTGCAGTGTTCTAAAAATAGCTGAGTAGCCGTAGAATAATGGCCTGAATTTTAGAgagttagagcggttttcaaatgactgtcgaaaaaccaaaaccaaagcaattactccgaccaatcacaacaggagaaggcagcgcgatgaaccaatcacaattcctagcaattatctgtaacttgctcaaagcgcgggaaaaatcacgcgtacatggcacgattggttttggttttgcgtctcattggttgaaaaactggcgcgagtcttttaagccaatcactaagcgtagcaatcgcaatcacgtaattactttcgacagtcatttgaaaacttctctaTGCCGATTATGAACTTTGATTGTGATGTAGTGAAAGCCACACGGAGCTCCGATGATCCTTCATTGGTTATTGTGACGTGGACGCTGATAGATAACAGAGTGACAACATTGAGATTAGAGATGACAGAAGGCAGTTTTCGTGCCAAAAGAGATGTGACTTCCTGGAGGCGGATTCCTGGTTCCGAAAACATCAATGTGTCAGTTTCCGAGTTTAGGGTGGAAAATCTTATTGCTGACAAAGCGTACACATTTAGAGTTGGCTTAGCTAGAAATGGCGAGGATTTGGACACTTGCGTAGAAGCTTGTTATATTTATAGTGATCCAGGTATTGATCGATAGTTAtctttttttcgcttttctTTACTTTATTTCTCATTCGTTCTTTCATGCatttaaatgttatttttccGTTTTCTCTTCACCAGCTTCATCTTTCAGTCATCTGCCAATCCAGTGCCTTATCTTGATTTATTGTATCCAGCTAAATCTTCTTTTCCCAACGCTAtcaaccgttttttttttccttatttcatATATGGATCGTGATCTATCCCTTTACCCCATATCCATTGCGAAATATTCTCTGATTCGTAGATGCTTCATGATCTGTCTCTTTTTTCATATATGCAACACCGAATATACCATCGTAAGGTGTGTGGCATGCCATACACCCTTACGTAAGCGTCATGAAATATACCCTGCATCATGTATGTATCACCATCTATGTATTGTTTtataaatgtgcaaattaatattaatacaaACATCACAATCTACCCCCGCTCCTTGTATGCGTCACGATCTATCCTACGCCACTACCGTCACGTTCTATTCCATCTTCATGTAtgctaaaataaaatataccCCTCATTGGTGTAATTACTTTTCACATAAGTTTACATAATGTTCGTGTAGCGTGGTGAATGGGGTGAAGtgttttttcttgttaaaaaaGTTCTCTGATAAAAGCGACATGTTGAGgtgttatttgttttgtttctaaatgttttgtttgtttgtttttttttttctggtcaCACAATTGTCTCACAATAATGGTCATACACAATGGTCACACGATAATACCCTCTTAGACTCAAGTCCTTTGCACACGATGCGTGTGTGGGTTTGTATGACGCATCtcggttttttcttttaaaagatgCTAAACCTACTCATACCAACCTCTATCGTAGACCAAATCAATCGCATATTGCATTTTTTGGTTTCAAATCAAAGGAGAGCTTtagcttatttttgttttatttatttattttttcatttctattATCTTTTTTATTATCCTGACCAAAGAGTTTTAAAACTAGTGAGGTATGGTTAGCATAGGAACGTTTTCTTACTGTCGCCATATTACGTTTGTAGTGTAGCAGAGTTAACGTCTGTACTGAACAGATGCAGATCTTGTTTTGGGTACATTTTTcatatgtttaatttttttgttgcagtGCCAGCGGCACCAGTTCCAATTAAAAACGGTGGCAATGAAAAGCTTCAAGATTGGATGATCGCAATTATTGCTGCTGTGGCCGGTCTCCTTCTCATTTGTATTGTTTTACTTTGTCTCTGTTGCTTCATTCGGCGCAAAAAATCTCACGGAGGTAAGCATTCTTGGTAGACGTTACTGCGGATTCTTAAAGTGCTGTTTGGCTCCACCCACAAGAGTTGTTGTTTCAACTTTTCTTATAAGGTTGATATAAATTTGATAAGGCCGTGATTGTCCCCCTTTTCATAAGCACAGCAGACAAAAGAGGTTTCAGggctgtaaatatttttttctcttgaaaggACATGGTTCCTGCTAAGTCACTATTTTGTCTCACAACACAAAAACGTAtgtgtatattattatatacaCATGCTACCTTGAGGGAGTCAAACAAATGACCCACTACGTATGTGACTGAAGAAAActtcgtctttttttttaatttttatcttttcgTGAAAATAATGTCCGCGCATAATGTGCATGCATTTGGTCGGATATGAGTAAAATTTGTCCGGCCAATGTCTGACGACAgactgttatttgcagccctgttaTTGGATATTATGTCTGCCCAGTGCATTGTATGGAATAGAAATTTGCCTCTTTTTAGTCCACTTcatcaggggtttcaataagttctgaagtaggcgGCACACCTTATTAAAGTAGGCGGCTGTAACACTTCAGCCCCTGGGGGGTGTGGGTGCACTCTCCCCCGGAAAATGTTGGAATCTAGAAACCCTGAAATGCCATTTTctgcattctggcatcaaattcagtactaaatattgattaagtaaCGATAGTAacgactcaaatgaaatttgatgTCGAAAGTAGGCGGCGATGATTTTGGAAGTAGGCAGCGAAATTCGCCGGTTGCTGGCTTCTGTTGAAACCTTTGCTTCATAGAAATATCTAGTTTTGCTCTTACTTCTTTATGAATACAAGGGTCAGAATTTGGTAAAAACAATGcgcatgattatttttttttttttactagttGGGTTTTCAACAATCATAGGCTATTTTAGGCGGTAATAAGTGATCTTTTAGCGCCTGAAAGGAGAGCTCTGGTCCCTTTGTGAAACATTAATACACTTTCCCTGTGTCTTGAGTCTTGTTCTTTATCTTGACCCTGGTATTTCTTCCATTGCAGCAGACAGAGTGAACATGTCTCCGTCTTCAAAGTAAGCTTTACCATTATTCTTTGATTAAATCTGATTGGAGTCCTGATAAGGAATAGGTCTGTAACTAAAGTTTCAAAAagctgagcggaagtcatcttttGAATAAAGTTATTCAGTGCAGAAGGGTTACATTCACTAACATTTCCAGTTGCGATGCTGCGCAGTGTCCTTACTTTCAGGATTAACAGCCCAGCTGGTTTACTAAAGCAAAAGAATGATTCTGTGTGGACATAGAGTTCAATCCTACCCTAGGAGCTGACTTTTTTTTCCATACATCACTAACACTATTTCCATGTTTGGACAGTTACGCTGTTGGCGGACCAGAAGTGAGTCGTTCCTTGGATCCCAGGCCTCGCAGTTACGGCTTGGGGTCAGTGGAAGATGACCCATTCATTGAAGCCCATTTTGCATCTATGCAGTCAATGACGTCACCAAGtgacaagaaaaagaaagcagacAATAGTGTCAACTATGGCTACCTCTCGCAAGGTATGAAAGGCAAATTTAGTGCGCACAACACGTGCACCCTATGCAGTCGTGTTCAAGTGAAGTTGGCTTCTCTGCGAGTTTGAGAGTTCTTCGTTGAACGTCTGTTCTCATTTGTTTgtctcatttttgtttttcctttagATTCTGTCCAAAATCAACCGGAGAGGCTTCTAGAGCCTGGCTCCCGCCTCGCAAGAAATCGCCAGGTAGCACAGAGTACGGGAAATCTTGGTTCGGGATATCCAGCTCGCGGCCCGCAGAGAGATTTCAATACGCTTCCGCCTTATTACGAGCCGCCGTCGTTTGAGGAGGCCATGCGTCAATCTACAAGAAAACACAAGACCAGAAAGTCAACAGGTGACCTTGTGGGACCTGGGCAGGGAAGACATTCGAACCGAAGGCCCAGGCGGTCGACTACTGATGAGCCCTCGGACTCGAGTGATGGAGAAGAGCGTTCTGTTCCCCACAGAGCGGCACCCCCTCCCCCAAGTGTCAGGTTAGTGAAATAGAAGAGATTTGCGATTAGTCAGCAAATGAATCGCGTTTGCTCAGAGAACCTTTTTTGGAGCAAACCGGTGTCGCGAAGATGGTACTTAACATCACTTTACAATGAGAAAGGAAACAGTGAACGGGACGAAATACAAAAGCAATTAACGTTTTCCTACGCAAAATGCACTATTACAACAAAGCCGGCTCGCGCGACTAATTTAAATTCAAGCAACTGCGCGCGCCTCAACGTGCGTGTAATTGAGCACGTTGAGGCGCGcgcaaaaaaagcaataatttttttattctgaaAAGCTCACATGAAATATGTTATCCTTCCCTTTATTAACTTTTGCATTCTGACTAGGTACGTAGAATCACAACCGTTGAACCCCGATTATGCCACAGAGGACCGTGGAATTGGTACAGATTCAAGAGGGTTTCCACGTGGATCTTCGTCCACGAGTGCACCTCGAAATAATGGACCTCTTGatccatcagtgccttatgctgTGCCTCAAAAGAAGCTGAAATCGAGAAGGTCCCGTGGTGAACTTAATGATCCAACTGTTGGTATGTATGAACGTTGctgtggttgttgttttttgttgctattttcttttcaattaaacCACCTAGCGTCCACTAACtcggaaaaaaacaacattgataaaaaaaaatcgcgAAGGTGATTGTCAATGCTCTTCAGCATTCAAATTGCTAAAAAGTAATCACCGGTGCTTTGATATTTCACAGCAGATTTCGATAACCAGAAATCTCGATATCCAATCGAATACGTTCCATCAGTAGCTGGGTCACCACGTACTCATGCGCATGATTGCTGTCCAGCAAGTATAATCCCCTTTATAATATCACAAACCAATCATTCATTTGGCCCAGTATGAGTGGCCATTGTTTAGAGGAAACTGTATTTAAAAATTTACACAAGAACACAGACTTCATGGACCATGGTTAAATGCGAGAGATCGACACTTCTGTTTAGGGGCTTTTCTAGTAACTGCCCCAATGATGTGAGAGGATTTCATTTCATTCCTTTTAAATAAAACATTCATAATTTTTCCTGAAACCACTAACTGCGTGACATTGTGAAGAATTTTCATGGTTTCCTTTAACATCAAAAGCTTTAAACTGCTTGCGTAAAGTCGATGATATGTACTACTAAAAATGATACTGATACTGTTAATGATTCTAACAACGAAAGAGATGATAACGGAAGGAATTGACCTTAATGCTTACAGTGGCATAAACACTCCTTGAATTGGTTACTTCCTTTAACTGCTTTTTACGGTTTAACGATTAAAATCACAACGAATCTGTAAGA
Above is a genomic segment from Acropora muricata isolate sample 2 chromosome 1, ASM3666990v1, whole genome shotgun sequence containing:
- the LOC136901650 gene encoding synaptogenesis protein syg-2-like isoform X2: MSIIFYGFSVLLSFCGLRYVECNPAFTSRPNNGAISYVLNGQSALNLIWNYNSAGEVVKDVYLYVVEGGKDVLVAAKYFPSGQYYVFPNTGYTNRVEFSGRATFTVKNIVLSDSRWFKCVINFNTPPQVMGAITSINSAVEVVVVVRPSIIGQERQPVELNEHDTKLLLCVASGNPKPSYTWKKNGAVIQQGQESNYTITSAKKEDRGQYTCEAVVSVPELSFTRSASYTVEIKVKFAPHVNSLLSNQTLDEGNDASFTCKAEAYPASITFNWFKNMAKISANAEFSVVSSGSESTLTVNQIKKDSAAWYSCSGQNTVGTGEKKSVYLEVNYPPKTVTVTTNPSKVNEGQSMTLTCHSDGFPAPTFSWKFNNRVLHGALKKEFLLTNAEVRDSGNYTCIVMNFKGEKQFTKVVNVQYKPTVTHFTTGNAENSAVIGRDVTLTCSANGFPIPQYIIKRNKTEVIRNGPATFVVRNVQLSAESDTYSCEPFNDQGRGPIKELKITVYVPPYFPAISMSRANKTENDTHTFSCTAEAKPQARILWMLNGKNLTHTPPYNISESFSKVQDSKLFKTLGYLTISSITWREKGLYSCVAYNPAGRMTQSAELNVKYRPVVQFANDHPKSQTLAEGQDVTFYCKMIGNPRTVRHKWQFNGIDIPGASCDNGCPFLRYTKRGVTQQDAGLYSCIGWNELGYGPPATAELFVKHPPKIRELPQSSYTVNETNNVTMVCYTEGIPRPRVTWQKASNDEIVGYGEVLTIANITGSYDGKYTCTAENELGTDSKGITLHVQTRPVITTSTPLATNVPGAVGELVTLTCIAKAKPPPKMSWKTDLNEVDLKPSNDGKVTQINAQVDTIELKVKTSSLNEVFYCVAVNLLGSDSQIYRIRERGPPDPPQDVKLVSFPVPEAKTVSVNVSWTPGYDGGFAQEFSIHYKRKGAAVFTEESVGNPPNYMHTVQQLRPQTDYEFKVLANNERGKSQASPVTQVMTIESAKPPDRGTVKATRSSDDPSLVIVTWTLIDNRVTTLRLEMTEGSFRAKRDVTSWRRIPGSENINVSVSEFRVENLIADKAYTFRVGLARNGEDLDTCVEACYIYSDPVPAAPVPIKNGGNEKLQDWMIAIIAAVAGLLLICIVLLCLCCFIRRKKSHGADRVNMSPSSNYAVGGPEVSRSLDPRPRSYGLGSVEDDPFIEAHFASMQSMTSPSDKKKKADNSVNYGYLSQDSVQNQPERLLEPGSRLARNRQVAQSTGNLGSGYPARGPQRDFNTLPPYYEPPSFEEAMRQSTRKHKTRKSTGDLVGPGQGRHSNRRPRRSTTDEPSDSSDGEERSVPHRAAPPPPSVRYVESQPLNPDYATEDRGIGTDSRGFPRGSSSTSAPRNNGPLDPSVPYAVPQKKLKSRRSRGELNDPTVGPPPQYTREERSSEDLLMHSDLDLDDPSTLPLSERRPDLPPPMAMLSSNQFNSSYYDSATDGLPEPPAFLRDVVYPPGGREPRYDYSDDAASYEPPSPGPTPAWQRQPYVNINGQLHRAPSRDYTDFARPNPLRSSRDRLTPEPEIPPREWEPRRLEHDERPATEVNYVSHLV